A genome region from Deinococcus betulae includes the following:
- a CDS encoding DinB family protein produces the protein MTLGTLFEACRALFGQLLDAEFTAFMAALGNCPAQQFNTALTGHSPAWHALHIMDWTRATIQPGLSGLNPSHTLSYLGFEQASWVQAVYGPSLASEPDTSATILNALHSVFDAAPNALHHAPAERFSDEASQPALKKPRGVVDSLSYHLRHTAYHRGQVALVLKEFP, from the coding sequence CGCCCTATTTGGCCAACTATTGGACGCCGAATTTACCGCGTTTATGGCCGCTTTGGGTAATTGCCCTGCCCAGCAGTTCAATACAGCGTTGACAGGTCACAGCCCCGCTTGGCATGCCCTACACATCATGGACTGGACACGCGCCACCATTCAGCCGGGCCTGAGTGGCCTCAATCCCAGCCACACCTTGAGTTATCTAGGGTTTGAGCAAGCTTCTTGGGTCCAAGCTGTTTATGGCCCTTCGCTGGCTTCAGAACCGGATACCTCGGCCACCATCTTGAACGCTCTCCACTCCGTTTTCGATGCTGCGCCGAACGCTCTTCACCACGCTCCAGCTGAACGTTTCAGTGATGAGGCCAGCCAGCCAGCCCTGAAAAAACCTCGCGGCGTGGTGGACAGCCTGTCGTATCACCTTCGCCATACCGCCTATCACCGGGGTCAAGTCGCCCTGGTTCTCAAGGAGTTTCCATGA